A part of Chitinimonas koreensis genomic DNA contains:
- a CDS encoding MFS transporter, whose amino-acid sequence MTAEAGRPVLLRPAFALLWLSETVLDLGSALMSFALGVWIFQRTGSAEQFSQAVLWSALPALLMTPFAGALADRFDRRRVIAGCDAASVLTIATLAALLWRGRLEPAHLYLFNAAGAVINALRTPAYRAAVSQIVPRERMTQASGLVGMSQAVLQIVAPLAAGYVMGAAGLEGVVSLDLLLVGGGALAALGALARARHAVRGGADAGLPFWRSSRDGFARALGHFRRTPPLAGLAAYTVLQESLLVLAVAMMTPLVLSFRSSDALGLILACGALGGLAGSLLLVARPIERRLMAWLLAADAALALFVLLAGFGTSTAWWCACAFGALFAGSASGACASALWMRKTPAGQRGSIFAVLGALDLAATCLVLLGGGHLGERVFEPALAAGGDWAGTVGAWLGTGRGQGLRFLFIVSGAAGCLISLLALLHPRLRQLDSRVPDHPETPAGPLPAHAAAT is encoded by the coding sequence GTGACCGCTGAAGCCGGCCGGCCGGTGCTGCTGCGGCCGGCCTTCGCGCTGCTGTGGCTGAGCGAGACGGTGCTCGACCTCGGCTCGGCGCTGATGAGCTTCGCGCTCGGGGTGTGGATCTTCCAGCGCACCGGCTCGGCCGAGCAGTTCTCGCAGGCGGTGCTGTGGTCCGCGCTGCCGGCGCTGCTGATGACGCCGTTCGCCGGCGCGCTGGCCGACCGCTTCGACCGCCGCCGCGTGATCGCCGGCTGCGACGCCGCCTCGGTCCTGACCATCGCCACGCTGGCGGCGCTGCTGTGGCGCGGCCGGCTGGAGCCGGCCCATCTCTACCTGTTCAACGCCGCCGGCGCGGTGATCAACGCGCTGCGCACGCCGGCCTACCGGGCGGCGGTCAGCCAGATCGTGCCGCGCGAGCGGATGACGCAGGCCAGCGGCCTGGTCGGCATGAGCCAGGCGGTGCTGCAGATCGTCGCGCCGCTGGCGGCCGGCTACGTGATGGGCGCCGCCGGGCTCGAAGGCGTGGTGTCGCTCGACCTCTTGCTGGTCGGCGGCGGCGCGCTGGCCGCGCTCGGCGCGCTGGCCCGCGCGCGCCACGCCGTGCGCGGCGGCGCCGATGCCGGCCTGCCGTTCTGGCGCAGCAGCCGCGACGGCTTCGCCCGCGCGCTCGGCCATTTCCGCCGCACCCCGCCGCTGGCCGGCCTGGCCGCCTACACGGTGCTGCAGGAAAGCCTGCTGGTGCTGGCGGTGGCGATGATGACGCCGCTGGTGCTGTCGTTTCGCTCGAGCGACGCGCTCGGGCTGATCCTCGCCTGCGGCGCGCTCGGCGGCCTGGCCGGCTCGCTGCTGCTGGTGGCGCGGCCGATCGAGCGGCGGCTGATGGCCTGGCTGCTGGCGGCCGACGCCGCGCTCGCGCTGTTCGTGCTGCTGGCCGGCTTCGGCACCTCGACCGCCTGGTGGTGCGCCTGCGCCTTCGGCGCGCTGTTCGCCGGCAGCGCCTCGGGCGCCTGCGCCAGCGCGCTGTGGATGCGCAAGACCCCGGCCGGGCAGCGCGGCAGCATCTTCGCCGTGCTCGGCGCGCTCGACCTGGCGGCCACCTGCCTGGTGCTGCTCGGCGGCGGCCATCTCGGCGAGCGGGTGTTCGAGCCGGCGCTCGCCGCCGGCGGCGACTGGGCCGGCACGGTCGGCGCCTGGCTCGGCACCGGCCGCGGCCAGGGCCTGCGCTTCCTGTTCATCGTCAGCGGCGCCGCGGGCTGCCTGATCTCGCTGCTGGCCCTGTTGCATCCGCGCCTGCGCCAGCTCGACAGCCGCGTACCCGATCACCCCGAAACGCCGGCCGGCCCGCTGCCGGCCCACGCCGCCGCCACCTGA
- a CDS encoding ParB-like protein, translating to MKTALALLALVAALPAAALPPCSADSRPGERCEVALAALRPTQPVVGLLQVEDKAAELAAKSPAKLERYLEKRPIPLVIGPDGGFYLTDHHHLARALLLLGRKQAGAKVVDRLGDPAQFWNTMAARHWAWLRDPHGRPIEPRQLPARVADMADDPYRALAGLAEDRGAYRDTDAWFQEFHWARYFGERMGWRPIERANLDAALREAVRLACEPAAAGLPGYAGPCRD from the coding sequence ATGAAGACCGCCCTCGCCCTGCTGGCGCTGGTCGCCGCGCTGCCGGCCGCGGCATTGCCGCCGTGCAGCGCCGACAGCCGGCCCGGCGAGCGCTGCGAGGTCGCGCTGGCCGCGCTGCGGCCGACCCAGCCGGTGGTCGGCCTGCTGCAGGTCGAGGACAAGGCGGCCGAGCTGGCCGCCAAGTCGCCGGCCAAGCTCGAGCGCTACCTCGAGAAGCGGCCGATCCCGCTGGTGATCGGGCCCGACGGCGGTTTCTACCTGACCGACCACCATCACCTGGCGCGCGCGCTGCTGCTGCTCGGCCGCAAGCAGGCCGGCGCCAAGGTGGTCGATCGGCTCGGCGATCCGGCCCAGTTCTGGAACACCATGGCCGCACGCCACTGGGCCTGGCTGCGCGATCCGCACGGCCGGCCGATCGAGCCGCGCCAGCTGCCGGCCCGCGTGGCCGACATGGCCGACGATCCCTACCGCGCGCTGGCCGGGCTGGCCGAGGACCGCGGCGCCTACCGCGACACCGATGCCTGGTTCCAGGAATTCCATTGGGCGCGCTACTTCGGCGAACGCATGGGCTGGCGGCCGATCGAGCGCGCCAATCTCGACGCCGCGCTGCGCGAGGCCGTGCGCCTCGCCTGCGAGCCGGCCGCGGCCGGGCTGCCCGGCTATGCCGGGCCGTGCCGCGACTGA
- a CDS encoding diaminobutyrate--2-oxoglutarate transaminase family protein — MNRYEAVKRRESRARTYASTFEAVFETAEGIRMRDQDGREIIDCLACAGALPLGHNHPEVSEALLRFIGSGQVQQVLDLTTPAKFEFVQTLFGLLPAEWAERAKIQFCSPSGSDAIEAAMKLTRYATRRHPIIAFHGAYHGMTGGALAAMGNLGPKTDSGLRAGGVHFAPFPYRFRCPFGTDGEHTDRLSIQYLANMLSDPESGISKPAAVIVEVVQGEGGCIPASDEWLRELRRLTREHEIPLVIDEVQTGFGRTGGMFAFERAGIVPDVLVLSKAVGGGFPLAVVVYDQALDLWPRGIHAGTFRGNQIGMVAGKVTMDILRRDGLAEQAARTGALLVDGLRELARRHPALGDVRGRGLMIGVEVVGPDAADGRPGPQDGAFAQAIKRAAFDHGLLIETGGRHGAVLRLLPPLIVTPQDVGEILDRLDRAVGQAEQRRPGGRRDR, encoded by the coding sequence ATGAACCGATACGAAGCGGTGAAGCGACGCGAGTCGCGCGCCCGCACCTATGCCTCGACCTTCGAAGCGGTGTTCGAGACCGCCGAGGGCATCCGCATGCGCGACCAGGACGGCCGCGAGATCATCGACTGCCTGGCCTGCGCCGGCGCACTGCCGCTGGGCCACAACCATCCGGAGGTCAGCGAGGCGCTGCTGCGCTTCATCGGCTCGGGCCAGGTGCAGCAGGTGCTCGATCTCACCACCCCGGCCAAGTTCGAGTTCGTCCAGACGCTGTTCGGCCTCCTGCCGGCCGAATGGGCCGAGCGGGCCAAGATCCAGTTCTGCAGCCCGAGCGGCTCGGACGCGATCGAGGCGGCGATGAAGCTGACGCGCTACGCCACCCGCCGCCATCCGATCATCGCCTTCCACGGCGCCTACCACGGCATGACTGGCGGCGCGCTGGCGGCGATGGGCAACCTCGGTCCCAAGACCGACAGCGGACTGCGCGCCGGCGGCGTCCACTTCGCGCCCTTTCCCTACCGCTTCCGCTGCCCGTTCGGCACCGACGGCGAGCACACCGACCGGCTGTCGATCCAGTACCTGGCCAATATGCTGAGCGATCCCGAGAGCGGCATCTCCAAGCCGGCCGCGGTGATCGTCGAGGTGGTGCAGGGCGAGGGCGGCTGCATCCCGGCCTCGGACGAGTGGCTGCGCGAGCTGCGCCGGCTGACGCGCGAGCACGAGATCCCGCTGGTGATCGACGAGGTGCAGACCGGCTTCGGCCGCACCGGCGGCATGTTCGCGTTCGAGCGGGCCGGCATCGTGCCCGACGTGCTGGTGCTGTCCAAGGCGGTCGGCGGCGGCTTCCCGCTGGCGGTGGTGGTGTACGACCAGGCGCTCGACCTGTGGCCGCGCGGCATCCACGCCGGCACCTTCCGCGGCAACCAGATCGGCATGGTGGCCGGCAAGGTCACCATGGACATCCTCAGGCGCGACGGGCTGGCCGAACAAGCGGCCCGGACCGGCGCGCTGCTGGTCGACGGCCTGCGCGAGCTGGCGCGCCGCCACCCGGCGCTCGGCGACGTGCGCGGCCGCGGCCTGATGATCGGCGTCGAAGTGGTCGGCCCGGACGCCGCCGACGGCAGGCCCGGCCCGCAGGACGGCGCCTTCGCCCAGGCGATCAAGCGTGCCGCCTTCGACCACGGCCTCTTGATCGAGACCGGCGGCCGCCACGGCGCGGTGCTGCGCCTGCTGCCGCCGCTGATCGTCACGCCGCAGGACGTCGGCGAGATCCTCGACCGGCTCGACCGCGCCGTGGGGCAGGCCGAGCAGCGCCGGCCGGGCGGCCGCCGTGACCGCTGA
- the lgt gene encoding prolipoprotein diacylglyceryl transferase, whose product MLIHPQIDPIAVQLGPLAIRWYGLMYLVAFLLFLALGHRRIRQRPESGWTGQQLDDLLFYGVMGVILGGRLGYVLFYKPAFYLSHPLDILKVWEGGMAFHGGFLGVLVAMWLFGRRHGKRFLEVGDFVAPLVPLGLAAGRIGNFINGELWGRVTSADAPWAMIFPLVDQQPRHPSQLYQFALEGVALFALLWLYSAKPRRVGQVSALFLLGYGLCRFIAEFAREPDNFLGFLALGFSMGQWLSLPMIVAGIAMFVWASRRETA is encoded by the coding sequence ATGCTGATCCATCCGCAGATCGATCCGATCGCCGTCCAACTCGGGCCACTGGCCATACGCTGGTATGGCCTGATGTACCTCGTGGCCTTCCTGCTGTTCCTGGCGCTGGGCCACCGCCGCATTCGCCAGCGGCCCGAATCGGGCTGGACCGGCCAGCAGCTGGACGACCTGCTGTTCTACGGCGTGATGGGCGTGATCCTCGGCGGCCGGCTCGGCTACGTACTGTTCTACAAGCCGGCCTTCTACCTGTCCCATCCGCTCGACATCCTCAAGGTGTGGGAAGGCGGCATGGCCTTCCACGGCGGCTTCCTCGGCGTGCTGGTGGCGATGTGGCTGTTCGGCCGCCGCCACGGCAAGCGCTTCCTCGAGGTCGGCGACTTCGTCGCGCCGCTGGTGCCGCTGGGGCTGGCCGCCGGCCGCATCGGCAACTTCATCAACGGCGAGCTGTGGGGCCGCGTCACCAGCGCCGACGCGCCGTGGGCCATGATCTTCCCGCTGGTCGACCAGCAGCCGCGCCACCCGTCCCAGCTCTACCAGTTCGCGCTCGAGGGCGTGGCGCTGTTCGCGCTGCTGTGGCTGTACTCGGCCAAGCCGCGCCGGGTCGGCCAGGTGTCGGCGCTGTTCCTGCTCGGCTACGGCCTGTGCCGCTTCATCGCCGAATTCGCGCGCGAGCCGGACAACTTCCTCGGCTTCCTGGCGCTCGGCTTCAGCATGGGCCAGTGGCTGAGCCTGCCGATGATCGTGGCCGGCATCGCCATGTTCGTCTGGGCCTCGCGGCGCGAGACCGCATGA